A single region of the Salarchaeum japonicum genome encodes:
- the gatB gene encoding Asp-tRNA(Asn)/Glu-tRNA(Gln) amidotransferase subunit GatB: MSTQAAETDLQSVIGLEVHVQLETDTKIFCSCSTDTADAEPNTHTCPVCLGLPGALPVLNEAAVESAVRLGKALHSDIPERTRFHRKNYFYPDLPKGFQITQYDAPICDGGELEINHEGSRRTIELERAHLEEDPGSLQHVGGSIETADYTKVDYNRAGTPLMEIVTKPDFREPGEARAFLAKLEEVLEYLGIYDSGRDGSLRVDANISMMESAEFDADGRPSEEALAAANRTEVKNISSHRGAESALSYEIARQRNLLKRGRAVEQETRAWNEGSGSTVSMRSKEEEKDYRYFREADIPPLEVSDWKEELDIPELPDARRERFREEYGLSEEAASKLTSTKQVADFFEDVATEYDPALAATWVADNLLGELNYRDMAITEIEGRFDEFTRLVELVAEDEITEKNAREVVLREMLDEAHDPDTVVEEHDLGKTSGSEVEAAVEEAIEENPDAVEDYESGDEGALNFLVGQVMQKTGGSADPGQVNELLRERL; this comes from the coding sequence ATGAGTACGCAGGCCGCCGAAACGGACCTCCAGTCCGTCATCGGGCTGGAAGTCCACGTCCAACTCGAAACGGACACCAAGATCTTCTGTTCGTGTTCGACGGACACCGCGGACGCGGAGCCGAACACCCACACGTGTCCCGTCTGCCTCGGACTCCCGGGCGCGCTCCCCGTCCTCAACGAGGCGGCCGTCGAGTCCGCCGTCCGACTCGGAAAAGCCCTCCACTCGGACATCCCCGAACGCACCCGGTTCCACCGGAAGAACTACTTCTACCCCGACCTCCCGAAGGGCTTCCAGATAACGCAGTACGACGCCCCCATCTGCGACGGCGGCGAACTCGAAATCAACCACGAGGGCAGTCGGCGCACCATCGAACTCGAACGCGCGCACCTCGAAGAAGACCCGGGGAGCCTCCAGCACGTCGGTGGGAGCATCGAGACCGCGGACTACACGAAGGTAGACTACAACCGCGCCGGCACGCCCCTGATGGAAATCGTCACCAAACCGGACTTCCGGGAACCCGGCGAGGCGCGGGCGTTCCTCGCGAAACTCGAAGAAGTCCTGGAGTACCTCGGCATCTACGACTCCGGCCGGGACGGCAGCCTCCGCGTGGACGCGAACATCTCGATGATGGAGTCCGCCGAGTTCGACGCCGACGGCCGGCCGAGCGAGGAGGCGCTCGCGGCCGCGAACCGCACCGAGGTGAAGAACATCTCCAGCCACCGGGGCGCGGAGTCCGCGCTGTCCTACGAAATCGCCCGCCAGCGCAACCTCCTGAAGCGCGGACGCGCGGTCGAACAGGAGACCCGGGCGTGGAACGAAGGCTCGGGGTCGACGGTGTCGATGCGCTCGAAGGAAGAAGAGAAGGACTACCGGTACTTCCGCGAGGCCGACATCCCTCCCCTGGAGGTCTCGGACTGGAAGGAGGAACTCGACATCCCTGAGTTGCCGGACGCGCGGCGCGAGCGCTTCCGCGAGGAATACGGACTGTCGGAAGAGGCGGCGTCGAAGCTCACGTCCACGAAGCAGGTCGCGGACTTCTTCGAGGACGTGGCGACCGAGTACGACCCCGCGCTCGCCGCGACCTGGGTCGCGGACAACCTCCTCGGCGAACTCAACTACCGCGACATGGCCATCACGGAAATCGAGGGCCGGTTCGACGAGTTCACGCGCCTCGTCGAACTCGTCGCCGAGGACGAGATTACGGAGAAGAACGCGCGCGAGGTCGTGTTGCGCGAGATGCTGGACGAGGCGCACGACCCCGACACCGTCGTCGAGGAACACGACCTCGGGAAGACCTCGGGGAGCGAGGTCGAGGCCGCGGTCGAGGAGGCCATCGAGGAGAACCCGGACGCGGTCGAGGACTACGAGTCCGGCGACGAGGGCGCGCTCAACTTCCTCGTCGGCCAGGTGATGCAGAAGACCGGCGGGAGCGCCGACCCCGGCCAGGTGAACGAACTCCTCCGCGAGCGCCTCTAG
- a CDS encoding DUF7518 family protein translates to MSDERVEELEGRVKELEATVRGLTEELVDTTERVRELEEELGLNEPAERARDERRDAEAAAAAEEADAEAEADADTEDDQDESGLGDDIIVA, encoded by the coding sequence ATGAGTGACGAACGCGTCGAAGAACTCGAAGGCCGCGTGAAGGAACTGGAAGCGACGGTTCGCGGCCTGACGGAGGAACTCGTGGACACGACAGAGCGAGTGCGGGAACTCGAAGAGGAACTCGGCCTGAACGAACCCGCGGAGCGCGCCCGCGACGAGCGCCGGGACGCGGAAGCCGCGGCGGCCGCGGAAGAAGCCGACGCGGAGGCGGAGGCAGACGCCGACACCGAGGACGACCAAGACGAGTCCGGCTTGGGCGACGACATCATCGTCGCATAG